Genomic window (Culex pipiens pallens isolate TS chromosome 3, TS_CPP_V2, whole genome shotgun sequence):
AGGCGTTGGTGCGGCGGAAGCAGCGTGAGGAGCAGCTGGCACTGAAGCGGAGGCAATGTAAGCAATACTTTAGATTTGAAGGAAGACTTGAAGCTGATGTTTTGGTATCTCTCAATTTCAGCGAATCAACAACCCGGAACTCCGGTGTCGGACTCGGAAAACAGTCTACTCCTGCTGGATCCCTCCCAGTACGACATGCGGTACAGTCCGGCCATGTCCCGGCGGCGGATAGGATCGTTCACGAGCAACGGAGAGCCGGTCATGCTGCGGGAAGACTGTGCCTCCCCGGACATCACTCCGAACGGAAGTCTGCGCCGGCGGCGAAGTCGGGTGCTGTCCGAGGAGGACGAAGGTAATCTCATGGACTTTCTGCGCTCGTCCGGCCACGAAAACGGAAGCCGCGAGCGCAAGTCCGTATCGTCGTACGGGGGCAGCCTGGACCGATCGTGGGCTCGTCGAGCGCGCTCGGGCAGCGGTAGCAAGAAGCGTCCGGATCTACTGAACGTAGACTTTGGAACGGACCGGGAGCGGCCCAGTTCGCCGTCGCCGTTGGCCGAATCGAAGCCACTGCCGGTGGAAGAAAACAAACCGAGGTATACTTTCAGATTTAGCTTTAGCACTTTCTCTCTATTTTTTGTCGAGTTGAGTCTAGTGCAGCTTGCGTGTGTGTCTCTCTTTTGAAGTAAGTGACTAACCAAGTTTCGTATTTCGGTCTAACCCACGGGGGAAAACGGTCTCTACTTCAAGACGAGAACCCAGCTTTGTGTGCGCTAATCATATCTCTTTTGAATGTTTGTGGCTTATCGGGGTAGAATTTCCAGGGAATGGCGCCAAAAGATCGAGTCGTGGCTTCAGGCGAACGAGGCGGACGAGAAGCAGAACGACGACTTCAAGAAGAAGCGAAAGCTGCTCTCGGCAAACCGACGATCGTACGAGACTGACAACGAGAGCGATCGCGGCGGTAGCAAGCTGGACCCGCTGCCGGAGGAGAAACCACCCGCGATGACCTCACCCGAGCAACAGCCCGCGTCCGGACTGGCTACGACGAGCTACAAGCGTGTCTACCAAGACTGGAAGCCGTCCAGTGCACTCGAGAAGACTGATGTAGTGGGCACGATGGAAGCTATTGCAGGTAAGGAGATCGCCATGGGATCCGCAATCCAAATCCAGTCGCTCAAATTTCGCTCTTCTTTCAGATGCCGTCCCAACCTCCCCGGACAAGTCCGCGTGGCGCAAGTCTAGTCTCAACAGCCAGGAAGATCTGGACGCGCGCCGTTACCGAAGGCAGCGATCGCGGGAGAACACCGCGCCCAGCTCGAACCTGCAGTCGATCCTGGAGGAGGACAAACGCAAGTCCGTAATCCAAGCTCTAGGCGAACGACCTCCGTCCGATCGGCTCCAGATCTACATCCGCCGCGGCTCGGACAACGGATCCCAACCGGAGAGCACAGTCACCTCACCAAAGCAGCCAACCAGCGGCGAAGAGAACAAACAGTCCATCTACATCCGCCAGACCGGCAACGATCACCAACAAGCCACCAAGCCAAAGTCCAGCTCAGCGCAACCGGCTGAGAAGCAATCCTCGATCTACATCCGACCAACTAGCGATAATACTCCGTCCACGACCATCTCCTCGGTCAACTCATCCTgcaccagcaccagcagcaaCAACCAACTGCCGGAAAGCGCGGGAGGAGTGGTGGCTCCACCTCCCCGAAGAGCACGCCGTACGCACCACATCTACGACGAAAAGACCAACAACAAGATCGAGATCGATTCCGACAACATCGAAACGCCACCCTCGATACGAAAGAGCTTCAGCCGCGATCGCGATCAAACCGTAAGTTCGGCCAACTCCTGTCGCAAGATTCACGACACCAAGAGCTCGGAATCCGATGCCAAGACTGCTGGGCAACCAAGTGGCCAAACCGAGCAGGAAGTGCTCGGCGACGGCCAGTTCGATCGGTTCTCGTTGACACGCCGAACGCGACGCTTCAAACGACCCGTCGATATGAGCAGCGGAAACGAGACTACCTCACCGGAATCCCTGCCGGACAATCCACTGCTCGCGTCGTCCTCGGATGTGCCAACCGTACGAAGTCCCGTCGTGGCGGCCGTCGCGGAGATTGAATCTACCGAGAAGCAAAAGGAGCTCAGACTGAAGCGTTGGCAGGACAAGCTGAACAATCCCAGTGTGAGTGACGATCGAGGAAAGGGATCGGAAGCGTTGGCTCGAGCGGCTCGGACCGGCAGAAACTTGAGTCGAATTAGCCAGGAAGATGTGAGGAAAGCGATCCGAAGTTTAAAGTCGCCGACGCCCGAGCGAAGCTGGAGTCCGCCGAAGGAGATTGGCACCGTGAAGCTGATCACGCACGAGCTCAACGACGAAGGGTTCGAAGAAACGCAAAGCCTCGTTTCGGACACTCCGTCCCACGGGAAGGACAGTACGTCGTCGTGCAACGATTACGGCTCGGACTCGAAGAACAACACCAATACCAAAAAGGTCGTCAAATCCGTCGAGAGTAGCCCGAAGAGGCAACTTCCGGTTCGGGGTGGTTCGACCCTTCCGAGCATCCTCATCACCAAGAACCAATCCGCATTGGAGCGCAGCAAATCGCTGAGGGGAACTCCGCCCTCTCTAGTCAACAAGAATCTGTTACCACGTCGAACGAGTTCGATGCGAAAGTCCGAATCGCCGCTGGCCGGCGGCACGAGCTCACCGGCTGCCAAGCTACAGCACCAGCTGGACGTCGAGCGAAGCAACTCGCGCACATCGCTCCGATCGTCCCGTTCATCCCTCAGCAGTGCCGTTTCGACCAACACCGTCAAAAAGGTGCCATTACGTCCAAAGTCATCCCCGCTGACCACCGGCACTTCCGGTAGCACCCTCTCCGCCCTGCCCACGTCCTCCCTGTCCCTGCACAGTTCCCCCACAAAGAGGCCACTCAGCGCCAACAGCACGCGAACCCCGCTCTCCTCCGGAACACCGGCCAGCCGAAGCAGCTCCAGCGGGTCGAGCATAGGCCCGAGCGCGGTAATCGCTGCCGCCAAGAAGCCCCCGCTCAAAACCGCCATCGGACCGAGCACTAGCTTTAAAGaaaaccaaaatcaaaacaCCGTTCGCAGCCGGCTGCAGAGCAAAACGCCCAGTAACACTAGCATAGCCAACTCCGGCGGCGGAGCGTCCTCGACGTCGAGTGGGTCCACCACGAGAACGAGCTTGACGTCCCGGACGGCTCCGGCGACGAATGCCACGTCGCGAACCGGTGGCTTTATGCGACCCACGACTTCCAGTGCCACGAAAGTTAAAGGAAAGTGAGGAATTTTCACAGCAGCCATATTTGTTTTACGTTTTCCGAGCAGTTTTCTAGGAAATTTTCCATCTTTTTGTACTTTATCACGTatttatttcatccaaaaagCTATTGGCCTatgcacgaagtgatttgtttactttttttgactctccccgcaaacgtcaaaccatacaaaactgttgccggatctttttccggatctcttccggaagatccggcagcaatttgtatGGATTTGACCTAAGAGCATTTTTCTTGCTCATGCTATGATGTCGCTGGTTCAAAATCTGGCTCCGCATCGGTTAGTCGATTGACTACTCTTGCTCGTTTGATGAGGTTGCCGAAAAATGTGGTGGTATTGCTTACCTACGTCAGTATTTAAACGAGTCTTTGCGTCGCAACTTGGTCGGCGGTGAAATTATGACGGCGGAATTAGTGGACTGTAATCACTGTCTTTTGGGGACGATTCCAGCAACACAAAAATCACGTTCAATTTTCACTTATTTTAAATTCTAGCACAAATGAACAAAAACTTCCGCACTGCACGCGGTCCGCGAAACGAAAGCGaaaaattttgacagttcgaccttttgtgttttttttgtcaggTTGGTAGCGCAGCGTGCACGCTGCATGCAACTTGCCAACTTTTGggtcaaaattaaactttctcGTTCTCAGGTCAAAATGAAGACGCGTTAAAGTGTTTAAAAAGAtggaaaaatttcttaaatgaaaaactgctcTTTTCTCAACAATTTCTCCAgcgaaaaaactacaaaatttcatccCGCACAGTGCCGGACCGGCCTGCATTCAGAAGCAATATCTCCGTCCATTTAATTTGTACTGACCCCTTTCTTAGCTCTTTATACTCAATTCTAACCAGTTTACACACGACACAAAAGGAAATAAAGGTCCGGCCTCGTTTACAAAGCGGCTTAAACTAATCAAATAGTAaaacgaagaagaaaaaaaagtttcgacgCGCAtatttttcgaataatttacaaGAAATCAAACTCGCTCGCAAAGCACAAGCATCTTCGGAGaaggaaacaaacaaacaaaaaactgtaAGCGAAATGTtagaatatttatatatttggtATATTAAGCTGTTGTTTAGAGCTCAGTAAAAAAACGAGTGCGCGCATGTTAGTGACATCTGAAACAGTATTTAACTTATATTTGAATCGCATCGTTACAAGTCAGCCGTTTAATCGAAATATCTTGAATAAGAAAACTCACGTTAGCTTTCGTAAGCAAAATATACAGTTGACTTAAAGCGCAAACGTGTATGCTAAACAATAATTAAAACCactacacaacacacacacaactatTTAACGTTAGAAACTCAAagtatttatttacaaaaaaaacaagcgcTTTTACATTCACGAAATGTTCGGTTACGTGAAGCGGGAAAGTTGCACACGCGTGTTGGTAGAAAATGGCGCGAGCGCACAAAAAGAAAAGTTAAGAAACCAAGGCTCGTCAATGTGACTAAACACACAAGTTAGTTTGTATATCTAATAAGTTGAAGCTAAAAAGCGGTGCAATCGTTTGAAACATCTCCTTTAACTCTCTATCTCTCTATTATTATGCTTTATTGGATGTCCTTCTAGTATAATCGGAAAACAagagcagacaaaaaaaaaagttcgttaCAAAGAAGACTCGCGAGGAGCAGCAGTATATCGTAtatatattaaattatttagaatCGAAAGTAACTCTAATGCTAAGCAATTGTTCGATGGTACTACCGGAagcaaaagaagaagaagaaaacaaacGTAACGTGTAACGTTCATAAATAGCTGTTAGAAACAGTTGAAACTTCCCCCCCATTCACACAACCAAGTAGATAGTTTACGACTAAAAATAAGCGAAATCTAAAACCAGCCAGACAGACATCTACACAAAATGCGTATCGATCCCCAAGTTATGATAAATGCCTAGAATAGACTAACTCATTCCTTCCAAACTAACGACAAACGTCatgtaaattgttttttttttttctatagaaTATAAAATGTATCTGGTTTCGGAAAAAGcgacatttaaattaaaaaaaaaaacatttttgggtataaagtaaacaaaaaaaaacattcggaAATAAAACCTTTTGGCggaaaataatctaaatttaaaTCGAACTGAACAAATCGATATTAGTTATTGAGATATACTAACTCACAAACAAATACTACTAACAGTATAGTCGAGAAGGGATCGAGGGTGTGAACGGTCCGGAGTGGTGCGGAAAAAGAGAgcggaagagaaaaaaaaacaataacaaccaTGTTACTGGGACAAGTTAGGCAACAATAAACAGACAGACAGACAAACAGAACAATATGTTTCATGAGATTGTATAAATTTTAGTAATTGAAATACACTTTTTTACGACGATACTATGGTCACGCGGGCGCTGTTTTTATTCATTCTATAACAATCcgaattacttaaaaaaaattgtggaaatAAACAAAAGTTACTTTACGGATACGGAACTCTCAGATCAAGATCTGATATCCAATATACCAAGATATCCAATGTTCAGGACTTATCATAAAAAAGTATCTTTTTCTTAAATCATCCAACGAATAAcaccaaaattttcttaaaaattaattccaagattatcaacaaagtctttgaatttcttagcgttatttttttatttcttcaaattcataaaataaaaaaaaactaattctaaaaaaatcacaaatattttttttttagatttcttgaattgagcatgagcatgagcatgagagaccacccatggttgtccttctccgttgctgaacaggaccgtaatatcctatcaatacaactgacCATACACTTAatcgatctaatggtgtttcccttatcaacagcatgtatgaatgcgttgaaaaggtaaaacatcaagatcattaaaactagatctgaagcaaataggttacagtcattggccaccaacggagcccgccatgtcagtttgtagatctcggggggattgggacgggaatgttagttagcacaggttgctacaaagggtgggttctatacgatatccacacccccacgtgtgccggaaaactacttctacttgggattttgttagtgggaaagggtaatggccaggattcatcataaaggatgatgatgcgacccaataatcaataaattttgtttaatgatgtgatgtattatgcattctcaaggcaaacagtcgaaggatgcggatgagattattcccggttatttggtgttgagtttagcataaatgattcaatcttagacagccggctgtggaaagataaaaccaaataaaatgcgaaaacgcgaaaccgctcggaccgaaaaacacccacaatcgggggggaaaaagacggaaacggcaacgaaaatccggcttgctgaccgcgacgcgaaccgttcaaattctccaaagcaactgtcaaacatcccgaaatcacccgggtcgaaatacacacacaatcgggggggaaacaaagacggaaacggcaacgaaaatccggcttgttgaccgcgacgcgaaccgttcaaaatCTCCAGATTTCTTGAATTCTCaaattactgtttttttaattttcagcattcttaaacgtttgaaaatattcgtgaaattaaaaaaaaaactcaaatcaaatatttcaaaaccattcggcaaaaaaatcaaatatctcAGTTTTAAGTTcaaagaaaaaactaaaataaattaaaacaaataaatgtttaatTACTAAAATTCTTCAAGTTCATTATTTCCAATTGATTCCAGAAAATAATgaaatccaaaaatttcttttattttatttctgtcaaatttgttttaaaaatcataaagtacCAAAATTCTTTAAGGTTTATAAAATGGACTTTTACCTTAAAGTTCGTAAAACAGCTAGAATTcctaaaacaaaatacaaaatttctcaaatttctgaGTAGCTTGAAATTTATGctctaaaaattcataaaaatcctaAAAGCTTAAGACtaataaaaatcaacaaaaatataaaatttgaaacgGTGAAAATTTTACGGTGCTAAGAATTGTGACAGCTCTTGCATTTCCCGATTAATTCCCTTAAAACGATTTACTTCCATTCGTGTTAAACTACGACAATTCGgtccacagtttttttttttttttttttttttggtgctcGAGACCATGTTGAAAAAGCAAGAAGGGCAGGATCGCCAGTTCATCAGTTGGTTGTAATCATGAAGATGCCATCGTTCCTGTCCCAGATGCTCTTCCAGCAGCTAGAATTTACCGTCCGTCATTAGCTGATCAAGTCCAGAAGTCTCAGAAGAATTGCGAATCAAGTGGTTTTTTGATACGTTTGAATACAGCTTGAGCTGTAGAATCCTAATTTGGTGAGATCATTCCTTTTCATTAATCATTATTTACCAGATGATTTTTCCCTTATAAATACGATATTATATTCTATTAATCAAATGATATATCCCTATAACCCTTCCCTTCCTCCAAACCCAATTttcttccccccccccctctcgccatcacctaaaaaaaatattattatgccaaatttacactaacacacccaaccacaactgatccggagcgtttggtacggtatgtccacgcatccttcctcccctgttgattctgtgaaatgtgctccgttcacagaatctgtctctgcggttaatgcaacgcagtaggcctggccgctttaatttttgctttacaTCTTCGGGGTAACTCAAGTGTACTGCaataattaatattgacaagaaagaacttggggcgttatctaaccacaagttcttccaggatgctttcttcggactggctacgcttgtgttcgattagattagattagattagacaaaaatataaaaattgaaacgttcctaatttttttaattcagcttgaattcaaaaaaaaatgacgcaCCTAAAACTaaggaatttcttaataatccaaatttcttaaaactcttgaaaattataaattttaagtttcccaaaatttatagaattcgtaaaaaaatatagcatagcatagcattggtgtctacccgtagttgctactctgttattgaccaggacctccaagaattgctccgtggaccacagatgaagagtaggaaccaatcatcaccacttcgcaactttcaaatgtccctatcatgctagccaatcacagcgccggccacgaccagtggtaagacacgggggaagtggataggaattttagtccgatacttgagtgatgaagaccgctaaatcagctgcgtcttcgacaaagtatcataGAATATAgaattcgtaaaaaaatataattgaaaaaccctaattttctaatttttttataattaaatacctaaaatattaaaaataaaaacctaaacatttcaaaacattgtaaaaatcctaaaatttcggaaattcttataatttgaaataaatctttaaattcttataattaatttcaaattgcgtTAAACAgtttaaattcccaaaaaatagAATTATAAAATTCCTCGAATTTCTGAGCAGCTTGAAATTTATGttctaaaaattcataaattttttaaaagctttaggcttattaaaatcaaaaaaaaatctaaaatttgtaacttttctaaaattcatttttttccaataccttgaactgaaaaaaattaagctccATTTCTTAATTATCCCAATTTCTTGAAActcctcaaatttttaaattttaggtttcccaaaattttaagaacttgtaatttttttttaaattcgaaaaaacctaattttcaaattttccaattttccaaaatattgtaaaaatcctaaaatgtcGGAAATTCTtggaattcgaaaaaaaatctttacattCTTATAATtaataatgtttttgaaattaccGATTTTTTACCATTCCTGAAAAATCGAAATTCAGAAATCAATTAGAAAtaccttaaattcttaaaactccctgagttccataaaaaaaaacaaaatgtcaacaatatcaaaattacttaaaattctaaaaaatctttaaattcctgaaaagttcttgaaaaagctataagataaaaaaaacatctttataTTCTTATAATTGAACATATTCTCAAACTTCctgaatttctaaaaaaaaaactaaaaacattaaaaaactcttaaatatctcgaatttttagaaaatttacaaagttctatattttttttttgttttttttttgggagggtgatccagccgcacatcgttgatgttgaaacctctaaactgggccctcgtcctgtcacgtccgtcagtagtcttgtcgtacattacaactagaatcagatctgccaatgaattagtacacttcgaccaaataaacactgacgctgtatggatctgactctagaataaatgcacagttgagtgttattcataagtccaaaatgttcaattattcatttaagtccaaatattcatttgctaactactttggattgaaaatctaaactttaatcttaaatcctctaaacttaatgttcaaaactaaacattccTTTACCTGTTATAgcactacttctatcaaaaaaataaaaatttatgaactgatatacaaataggatagaaaccgcgatttgaaaaagaaatgagcatttacgtcaaaaaatccgtagttcctcgattcgcaacaatggtcgatacaatcataatccgaaaaccgttagttcaacagatcaacgaattttgtccgatatcattacattgttgattgatcgagactctatggacaatttgacataaaagaatgcctagtattctacatcaatcaaagtttattgacagcattactttaacttaactaactaactaactttaacatcaaatagatttgtaaaggatacagatttattttaaatgctaatgctaagcaacaacacaattgtactatcctgaagtcccaacCTAAATCCAACATTGTAATAGTGagaagtcacagaagcagcggtgtcttgtgcaattgtgatattttcactatcggagaactacctagttcacgaagacagcttatcggtcaacgcttaagccctgggactgcggcaaagcgagttctcgtagcatgaagtggtgtccatagtgcttataaaaaagaatgtatacccaaattttaactaatgcactaggatcaaatcatgccccttgactttacaaggcccagggatttacaaagttctataatttgaaggaaaaaaaatatgcagcaagttgtaaaaaaagatttctttAGCACTTCATCCAACGTAgattaccgagttggataaatacgacgagtgctgaaaaaatcaagttttgcaacgagcccTTTACAACAAAATGTGCGCTTTTCTTACACCGAAGTGTTTTTCAAGtaagtttttcactttttcgtttgacacttttcagTTTCAGATCCGGATGGTTTGACAACAATcgatgtcaaaccatcggggctCAGCTGAAAAAAAGCACTTCCCAAACACAGACGTGACTTTCAAGTACCATGCATGCATATTGTTTTTGCAGAGTTACTCagcaaattttagaatttggctaaataaattgtaattgtaaGGTAATGTGGATATGAATTATCagttgaataaaatttaaataaattaggaAAAAATCACTTACCTAACAAGATGAATCTTCTTCACAGCTCACTTTCTCACATCTTCCATTCAAAGGGAAGTTTCTTTCCAACTGCACAACACTACACACTTTCCATAAAATGCATCACTTTATTCCCGCCGGAGACAAACTCACATCAGTGCCGTCTCCTCGACCTTCACGTCCGACAGCAGCGGCCCGGCAATCATTCCGTCGTCCAGGTTCTCCTCCTTGATCCGGATGCAGGAGGCCGTCGTTTTGTCGCTGTAATTGTGCCGCCCGAACCACTCCTCGTGCTCCTCGATGtagtcggagaagcagtcgaggAATTTCAGCAGCAGTTTCAGCTTTTCGTCCGCGATGTTCGTGACGGAGAGGAACTCGGGGAGTTTGACGATCATGCGGGCCAGGTGGGTGGGGCCGTACAGCATTGAGGGTTCGGCGGGGGCGTCGGAGGGTAGAATTTTCCAGCCGAATACGTCCTCGAGGATTTCTTTGGACTGGTAGGTGATGGTTATGCCCGAGGGGAAGGCCGTTTTGAGCAGGGAGAAGGCAAGGGCTTGGGAATTTCCGGGGGAGAGCGTTTCCGGCTTGATGAAGCCAAGTTCCAGCATGAATTCGTTTTCCTCGTTTTTGTGGGAGCGGAGCCGGCGACGACGCTTTTCTTCCTGGGCGGCGTTGAAGCTTCCCGGGAGAGATGGGTCGACGTTGTCCGTGCCGGGATCGGCCGTGGGAGATTCCAGCTTGACTGTTAGGAGATCGAGTGAAAGATTCGGCGATGCGATGTAGGTAAAGTTGGAGAGATATTCGTCAGAGAGGACCAGCTCGGCCTGTTGGCGTTCTTGCGGGTACAGAAGGTAGTCCTTGAGGGTAAAGTCAAAGTATAGTCGTAAGCCATCGGCCACTTCCTTGCACAGTTCGACGTTGGTGCGGATGGCTTCGTAATCCTTGGTTTTCTGGTCTCCTTTCTGGAACAAGCTGTTCCGTCGTCGCATTTTAGCCTGTTCCTGGCCCAAATCGAACAGTTGTCGGATTGTGTAGTGACGGACAAAGTTCTCCAAAATTGTAACGATCGGAAGCTTAACTGGAATCTCCGTCAAAGTCCCCTCCGAAATCATGCGATAGTCAAACTCGAGAAACTTCTTCAGCTTGTCCCCGACCTGGAGATAAACTTTGTCCTCCTCGTGGTTACTTTCGACGGAGCTGCTGTTGCTGTAATACTCCGTGTCGACGTCAATTGACGCCGCTGGCCCGTCAACCTGAAACTCGGAGTCATCCCGGCTAAAGCCATTACTGCAAGAGCTTCCCTCCTCCGACAAACTCGGTCCCTTCAGCGCTCCATGCCCCGTCAAACTCTCAATTCTCGCGGTCAAACTCTTTTCCCTTTGCTTTTTACGCTCCTTCCGGTAGAGGTAGGTTCCCTGGTGCAACTGGGACTTTTCCGCCAAGTCCTTCTGAAGCTGCCGATTCTCTTCGGTGTCCTTCAGAATGAAATCCTCCCCAACCTTCCGATCCCACGAAGAGTtccaactgcaaaaaaaaaaaatcatttagcgTAGTCCCACGTCAAACCGGCTAGCCGGCCGGCACTCACCCTTGAAAGTGAATCAGATACTCAATCTTGCCATTCAACCGGCCACGTTTGTCCTTTCCCTCGCAGACCTCCAGAACCTACGAAATTCAAATAATCCCGCATGAAACTTCCCCAAAAACCGgagaaaatactatttttgtttttacctTTGAATCGTACAGAACCCGCGCTTTGTTGGGATCCGGCTCGTAGCAGAGCACCTTTTCGCCATCCATAAACTTGTACTTGTGGCCCCGCGTGGACACCATCATGTGGGAATCAATCTTGAGGCCGGTTTGGGGGGaaaattcactttttaaaagaaatttgcgGATTTTTTACTAAACTGCGCGACACAAAACAACGCGTCCCGGACGTAAACAAATCGGGCACGCTTAAGCGAAATCAACCTTAGTTTGGGTAAATTCTCGAGCGTTCGTAAAGGCCGTTACGCTCCAAGATAAAAATCGCAAATCTGCTTtttaaaaatgagaattttgcaattgggtactaaagccctatgtaaatttttgtgtacaacggtaaaaaacactattaaaaaccatttctgatcacttttttttcattttaatgcaaaaaaaatattgacaagacaacattttttcgatggatcaactatggtccccttggaacgagctgtcaagtaggagcttttctgtcaagaaggaccgcaaggttaatttttcaaaattgatttaaaaatccattttaaactctttgtggtcgtacaaagggtcattgtactcagaaaaataagctttatcgctgtgaacaataatatcagcaatctacgcttcattttaggacccaattttgaagttttgactttaagtttgcatttttttttatgttaggaatttaaagaattttaaaaattttaagaattttaagaattttaagaattataagaattttaagagttttaagaattttaagaattttaagaattttaagaattttaagaattttaagaattttaagaattttaagaattttaagaattttaagaattttaagaattttaagaattttaagaattttaagaattttaagaattttaagcatattaagaatttgaggaattttaagaattttaagaattttaagaattttaaaaattttaagaattttaagaattttaagaattttaaaatttttaagaattttaagaattttaagaattttaagatttttaagaattttaagaattttttaaaattttaagaattttaagaattttaagaattttaaaaattttaagaattttaagaat
Coding sequences:
- the LOC120425777 gene encoding protein male-specific lethal-3, producing the protein MMVSTRGHKYKFMDGEKVLCYEPDPNKARVLYDSKVLEVCEGKDKRGRLNGKIEYLIHFQGWNSSWDRKVGEDFILKDTEENRQLQKDLAEKSQLHQGTYLYRKERKKQREKSLTARIESLTGHGALKGPSLSEEGSSCSNGFSRDDSEFQVDGPAASIDVDTEYYSNSSSVESNHEEDKVYLQVGDKLKKFLEFDYRMISEGTLTEIPVKLPIVTILENFVRHYTIRQLFDLGQEQAKMRRRNSLFQKGDQKTKDYEAIRTNVELCKEVADGLRLYFDFTLKDYLLYPQERQQAELVLSDEYLSNFTYIASPNLSLDLLTVKLESPTADPGTDNVDPSLPGSFNAAQEEKRRRRLRSHKNEENEFMLELGFIKPETLSPGNSQALAFSLLKTAFPSGITITYQSKEILEDVFGWKILPSDAPAEPSMLYGPTHLARMIVKLPEFLSVTNIADEKLKLLLKFLDCFSDYIEEHEEWFGRHNYSDKTTASCIRIKEENLDDGMIAGPLLSDVKVEETALM